One genomic window of Luteitalea pratensis includes the following:
- a CDS encoding helix-turn-helix domain-containing protein, with the protein MDLRVQFISEYLADRFTMTALAAQYGISRKTAYKWVARYDAAGPAALGDRSRRPHQHPAATAPALVEALLRVRRRHPQWGAKKLLALGRRQQPDAAWPSRSTVCDLLQRHGLIVPRRRRRPVPHGSHRLAPLTGPNVTWTTDFKGEFRTGDRAYCYPLTLRDGFSRYVLRCDALLSRTTAETRRCFARAFAAYGLPERIRSDNGSPFAGPGLGRLSRLNVWWMRLGIVPERTGLGRPDQNGSHEQFHRVLKAETTRPPARTARAQQERFRTFCREYNGIRPHEALDNQPPATVYQPSPRALPARVPALVYPGHWEVRRVDSNGCIAWGGAPLFLTEVLDGESVALEAVDDGVWTLHFASVSLGRVHDRTRTITALPPAQHP; encoded by the coding sequence GTGGATCTACGTGTGCAGTTCATCAGTGAGTACCTGGCGGATCGGTTCACCATGACGGCGCTCGCGGCCCAGTACGGCATCAGCCGCAAGACGGCGTACAAATGGGTCGCCCGCTACGACGCGGCGGGGCCCGCGGCGTTGGGGGATCGCTCGCGTCGGCCGCATCAGCATCCGGCGGCGACGGCCCCGGCGCTGGTGGAGGCCCTGTTGCGCGTCCGGCGGCGTCATCCGCAGTGGGGGGCCAAGAAGCTGCTGGCGCTGGGGCGCCGGCAGCAGCCCGACGCCGCGTGGCCGAGTCGATCGACCGTGTGTGATCTGCTGCAGCGCCACGGGCTGATCGTGCCGCGCCGGCGCCGGCGGCCGGTGCCGCACGGGAGCCACAGGCTGGCGCCCCTCACCGGGCCCAACGTCACGTGGACGACCGACTTCAAGGGCGAATTCCGCACGGGAGACCGCGCCTATTGCTATCCGTTGACGCTGCGCGACGGTTTCAGTCGGTATGTGCTGCGCTGCGATGCCCTGCTCAGCCGCACGACCGCGGAGACGCGCCGTTGCTTCGCGCGCGCGTTCGCGGCCTATGGGCTGCCCGAGCGGATCCGCAGTGACAATGGGAGCCCGTTTGCCGGGCCGGGCCTGGGCCGCCTCTCGCGGCTGAATGTCTGGTGGATGCGGCTCGGGATTGTCCCGGAGCGCACCGGCCTTGGGCGCCCCGATCAGAATGGGTCGCATGAACAGTTCCACCGCGTGCTCAAGGCCGAGACGACCCGGCCGCCCGCGCGGACCGCGCGCGCGCAACAGGAGCGCTTCCGAACGTTCTGCCGCGAGTACAACGGCATCCGCCCCCATGAAGCGCTCGACAATCAGCCGCCCGCGACGGTGTATCAGCCCTCGCCGCGCGCGCTGCCGGCGCGAGTCCCGGCCCTCGTGTATCCCGGCCACTGGGAGGTACGCCGCGTGGACAGCAATGGCTGCATCGCCTGGGGCGGCGCGCCGCTGTTTCTGACCGAAGTACTCGACGGCGAGTCGGTCGCCCTCGAAGCGGTCGATGATGGGGTCTGGACGCTGCATTTTGCGTCGGTCAGTCTGGGGCGTGTTCATGATCGCACTCGCACCATCACGGCGCTGCCGCCCGCGCAGCATCCGTGA
- the hepT gene encoding type VII toxin-antitoxin system HepT family RNase toxin — MTIDPELVTRKLLLIAADLAALGPIRARGADAYLQNWIDQAVVERYLERMVGRMIDVNYHVITGSGHPPPADYHASFVRLAEIGVLDPAFAKRIARSAGLRNRLVHDYEGLDHSKVFAALVEALEDVPQFLDRINSHIA; from the coding sequence ATGACGATCGATCCGGAGTTGGTGACGCGCAAGCTGCTCCTCATTGCGGCCGACCTCGCGGCGCTGGGGCCGATTCGCGCCCGTGGAGCCGACGCGTACCTGCAGAACTGGATCGACCAAGCCGTCGTCGAGCGATACCTCGAGCGGATGGTCGGGCGCATGATCGACGTGAACTACCATGTCATCACAGGCAGCGGACACCCGCCGCCAGCTGACTACCACGCGTCGTTCGTGCGCCTGGCAGAGATCGGTGTCCTCGATCCCGCGTTCGCGAAGCGAATCGCCCGCTCCGCCGGCCTGCGGAATCGGCTCGTCCACGACTACGAAGGGCTCGATCACAGCAAGGTGTTCGCGGCGCTGGTCGAGGCGCTCGAGGACGTCCCGCAATTCCTCGATCGCATCAATAGCCACATCGCATAG
- the mntA gene encoding type VII toxin-antitoxin system MntA family adenylyltransferase antitoxin: MDPQQLAEIARTHDIELIVQFGSSVRGQMHPRSDVDVGVLYRRVPDSFAGIADLQTELQALVADRHVDLGLLNHADPLFLKQVMDHARLLHGSPRRFQELKLYAFRRYQDHRRFLDMERAYVASTIAGHAR; encoded by the coding sequence ATGGATCCGCAGCAGCTCGCGGAGATTGCGCGGACGCACGACATCGAGCTGATTGTCCAGTTCGGCTCCTCCGTGCGCGGGCAGATGCATCCGCGTAGCGACGTCGACGTGGGCGTGCTCTACCGTCGGGTGCCCGATTCCTTCGCGGGGATCGCTGACCTGCAGACCGAACTGCAAGCACTGGTCGCCGATCGCCACGTGGACCTCGGGCTGCTCAACCACGCGGACCCGCTCTTTCTGAAGCAGGTCATGGACCACGCGCGGTTGCTCCACGGGTCACCCCGGCGATTCCAGGAACTGAAGCTGTATGCGTTCAGGCGGTACCAGGACCATCGGCGCTTCCTCGACATGGAACGCGCCTACGTCGCCAGCACGATCGCGGGCCACGCCCGATGA
- a CDS encoding amidohydrolase family protein — MHTFSIRAALAAAVIAIAVTSSIGPLTAKQAPPARFVIDSHQHWRSAPDYIPTLVKTYRARNAMACVLTPIDSLGALMAAAKQYPDVIIPYGYLDVDHPDARAQLETFAKAGVKGIKMHRPKLNWDDFGYFPLYGRMQELGLVALFHTGIVAGNGTGEPEQSSMARMRPSFLHTLARSFPALKIQGAHLGNPWYDEAAEAARWSPNLYFDVTGSTLLKKQHNLKVFREYLWWDGPSTHTPSTAVYAFEKIVFGTDEPPDALDGVLARYEAMLDANDVPEASRRKIYGETMARLLGITPRP, encoded by the coding sequence GTGCACACGTTCAGTATCCGCGCGGCGCTCGCCGCGGCCGTCATCGCCATCGCCGTCACATCGTCGATCGGGCCGCTGACCGCGAAGCAGGCACCACCCGCGCGCTTCGTGATCGACTCCCACCAGCACTGGCGCTCGGCGCCCGATTACATCCCGACGCTGGTGAAGACGTACCGCGCGCGCAACGCGATGGCGTGCGTGCTGACGCCGATCGACAGCCTCGGCGCGCTGATGGCGGCAGCGAAGCAGTATCCGGACGTCATCATCCCGTACGGGTACCTCGACGTGGATCACCCCGATGCGCGCGCCCAACTCGAGACGTTCGCAAAGGCCGGCGTGAAGGGCATCAAGATGCATCGCCCCAAGCTGAACTGGGACGACTTCGGCTACTTCCCGCTCTACGGACGCATGCAGGAACTCGGACTCGTCGCCCTGTTCCATACCGGTATCGTCGCCGGCAATGGCACCGGGGAGCCGGAGCAGTCGTCGATGGCACGCATGCGGCCGTCGTTCCTGCACACATTGGCGCGATCGTTTCCGGCGCTGAAGATCCAGGGCGCGCATCTCGGCAATCCCTGGTACGACGAGGCTGCCGAAGCGGCGCGCTGGTCACCGAACCTGTACTTCGACGTCACCGGTTCGACCTTGCTGAAGAAGCAGCACAACCTGAAGGTGTTCCGCGAGTACCTGTGGTGGGACGGACCGTCGACGCATACGCCGTCCACCGCTGTCTACGCGTTCGAGAAGATCGTGTTTGGCACCGACGAGCCTCCCGACGCGCTCGACGGCGTGCTCGCACGCTACGAAGCCATGCTCGACGCCAACGACGTGCCGGAAGCCAGTCGCCGCAAGATCTACGGCGAGACGATGGCGCGGTTGCTCGGCATCACGCCGCGGCCCTGA
- a CDS encoding PQQ-dependent sugar dehydrogenase has protein sequence MRRITVVASVLIVVAAIAALYAQQPKSSPPVLRLDTIKLPEGFTISIWAQGVNNARQMAVGSKGTVFVGSLQAGLVHAVVDTDGDHKADKTYVIAKGLGQPSGVAFKDGALYVADISKIYRFDDIEAHLATPPKPVLITSEYPTEGHHGWKFIAFGPDGWLYVPVGAPCNVCDKRGENPVFASVTRIKPDGSGREVWTHGIRNSVGFDWHPITKGLFLTSNGRDMMGDDVPPDTLNYAPKAGMDFGFPYCHAGDVADPEFGSKRQCSEFTKPAQKLGAHVAAIGARFYTGTAFPAEYRNQLFIAEHGSWNRTTPVGYRVTVVTTDAQADVTGYKPFAEGWLQGREAWGRPADVQPLPDGSLLVSDDKSDVIYRISYGR, from the coding sequence ATGAGACGGATTACGGTAGTTGCGTCTGTCCTGATCGTCGTTGCGGCGATCGCTGCCCTCTACGCGCAGCAGCCGAAGTCCTCGCCGCCGGTGTTGCGACTCGACACCATCAAGCTCCCCGAGGGGTTCACGATCAGCATCTGGGCGCAGGGTGTGAACAACGCGCGACAGATGGCGGTGGGAAGCAAGGGGACGGTTTTTGTCGGGAGCTTGCAGGCCGGGCTCGTGCACGCCGTCGTCGACACCGACGGCGATCACAAGGCCGACAAGACCTACGTGATCGCGAAGGGACTCGGCCAGCCGAGCGGCGTCGCCTTCAAGGACGGCGCGCTGTACGTGGCAGACATCAGCAAGATCTATCGCTTCGATGACATCGAAGCACACCTCGCCACGCCGCCAAAGCCGGTGCTGATCACGAGCGAGTACCCCACCGAAGGCCACCACGGCTGGAAGTTCATCGCGTTCGGGCCCGACGGCTGGCTCTACGTGCCGGTGGGCGCTCCGTGCAACGTCTGCGACAAGCGCGGCGAGAACCCGGTCTTCGCGTCGGTGACCCGGATCAAGCCGGACGGCAGCGGGCGCGAGGTCTGGACGCACGGCATCCGCAACAGCGTCGGCTTCGACTGGCACCCGATCACGAAGGGGCTCTTCCTCACCTCCAACGGGCGCGACATGATGGGCGACGACGTTCCACCGGATACGCTGAACTACGCCCCGAAGGCGGGCATGGATTTCGGCTTCCCGTACTGTCATGCGGGCGATGTGGCCGATCCGGAGTTCGGCTCGAAGCGGCAGTGCAGCGAGTTCACGAAGCCGGCCCAGAAGCTCGGCGCGCACGTGGCTGCGATCGGCGCCCGCTTCTACACGGGCACGGCATTTCCGGCCGAGTATCGCAACCAGTTGTTCATCGCGGAGCACGGCTCCTGGAATCGCACCACACCGGTCGGTTATCGCGTCACCGTCGTGACCACCGATGCGCAGGCCGACGTCACGGGCTACAAGCCGTTCGCCGAGGGCTGGCTGCAGGGCCGCGAGGCCTGGGGTCGCCCGGCCGATGTGCAACCGTTGCCTGACGGGTCGCTGCTGGTGAGCGACGACAAGTCCGACGTCATCTATCGCATCAGCTACGGACGCTAG
- a CDS encoding LysR family transcriptional regulator, translated as MDLAELQVFLTVASERSFSKAAARLHRTQPAVSQAIRRLEDHLGERLFDRAAKDGKLTEAGRVLLDYAQRLMRLAEEADSAVRELRDLQRGRVLLGANEAAVHVVLPVVEQFRAAHPRVQVDIRRVPSRQIGVEVLQRSLDVGVLSFPPAEKGLASVLIGDDELVMLTSPAHPLSGRAQVTMAEFGRQDVIAHNEASPARERVLRLFEQRHEQLNITLALPSLDGIKRAVEMDLGVALLPRRCAIAEISSGRLAAVPVAQVRLPRHLRLVYPEQAQLSHAALAFIEVARKFEKDVAKDIAPVE; from the coding sequence ATGGATCTCGCGGAACTGCAGGTCTTTCTCACCGTCGCCTCGGAGCGGAGCTTCTCGAAAGCGGCCGCGCGCCTGCACAGGACGCAGCCCGCGGTCAGCCAGGCCATCAGGCGACTGGAGGACCATCTCGGCGAGCGCCTGTTCGACCGGGCGGCCAAGGACGGCAAACTGACCGAGGCAGGCCGCGTCCTGCTCGATTACGCGCAACGGCTCATGAGGTTGGCGGAAGAAGCCGACAGCGCGGTCCGGGAACTGCGCGATCTGCAGCGGGGACGCGTGCTCCTCGGCGCCAATGAGGCGGCCGTCCACGTCGTGCTGCCCGTCGTCGAGCAGTTCCGTGCCGCCCACCCGCGGGTGCAGGTCGACATCCGGCGCGTGCCCAGCCGCCAGATTGGCGTGGAGGTATTGCAGCGCAGCCTGGACGTTGGGGTGCTGAGCTTCCCGCCCGCTGAAAAGGGTCTCGCCTCGGTGCTGATCGGTGATGACGAGCTGGTGATGTTGACCTCGCCGGCGCACCCGCTCTCCGGGCGGGCGCAAGTCACCATGGCCGAGTTCGGCAGGCAGGACGTCATCGCCCATAACGAGGCATCACCAGCCCGGGAACGCGTCCTGCGACTGTTCGAGCAGCGGCACGAGCAGCTGAACATCACGCTGGCCCTGCCGAGCCTCGACGGCATCAAGCGGGCCGTCGAGATGGACCTCGGGGTCGCCTTGCTGCCGCGGCGATGCGCGATTGCGGAGATCTCGAGCGGCCGCCTGGCCGCCGTTCCCGTGGCGCAGGTGCGCCTGCCGCGGCACCTGCGGCTGGTCTACCCCGAGCAGGCGCAGCTCTCCCATGCCGCGCTCGCGTTCATCGAGGTCGCCAGGAAATTCGAGAAGGACGTCGCGAAGGACATCGCGCCGGTGGAGTAG
- the leuB gene encoding 3-isopropylmalate dehydrogenase: MTRSLVLLPGDGIGPEVVAAAEVVLQAVCRKFSHQVETRSFTIGGAALRAKQSVYPDETRAACTAGEPVLLGAVGDPAFDHLPREQKIETGLLALRFSMGVYANLRPARAWEGLEDATPFKPQRTAGTDLIIVRELLGGLYFGEPRGIASDGQSAYNTMKYSVGEVQRVARVAFLLARSRSKRLLSVDKANVLETSQLWRRTVNAMAAEYPDVALEHQYVDAFAMNLALNPTRYDVVLTENLFGDILSDEAGAVSGSLGLLPSASLGDGGALYEPVHGSAPTLAGRDVANPAGAIGSLALVFRHSWKGEDEARAIESALARTIREGHRTADLVAPGQKATSCSQFARLVAERI; encoded by the coding sequence ATGACTCGTTCGCTCGTGCTGCTTCCAGGCGACGGCATCGGCCCGGAGGTCGTCGCGGCCGCGGAGGTCGTGCTCCAGGCCGTCTGCCGCAAGTTCTCTCACCAGGTCGAGACCCGCTCCTTCACGATTGGCGGCGCGGCGTTGCGCGCCAAGCAGTCCGTCTATCCGGACGAGACCCGTGCGGCGTGCACGGCGGGCGAGCCGGTGTTGCTCGGGGCGGTCGGTGATCCCGCGTTCGATCACCTGCCACGCGAGCAGAAGATCGAGACCGGCCTGCTGGCGCTCCGGTTCTCGATGGGCGTGTATGCGAACCTCCGGCCGGCCCGCGCGTGGGAGGGGCTCGAGGACGCCACGCCGTTCAAGCCGCAACGCACGGCGGGCACCGACCTGATCATCGTGCGCGAGTTGCTCGGGGGGCTCTATTTCGGGGAGCCGCGCGGCATCGCGTCCGATGGCCAGTCGGCGTACAACACCATGAAGTACAGCGTCGGCGAGGTGCAGCGCGTGGCGCGCGTGGCGTTCCTGCTCGCGCGGTCGCGCAGCAAGCGGTTGCTCTCGGTGGACAAGGCCAACGTGCTCGAGACGTCGCAACTGTGGCGCCGGACCGTGAACGCGATGGCCGCCGAGTACCCTGACGTCGCGCTCGAGCACCAGTACGTGGATGCGTTCGCGATGAACCTCGCGTTGAACCCGACGCGCTACGACGTCGTGCTCACCGAGAACCTGTTCGGCGACATCCTCTCGGACGAGGCTGGCGCCGTGTCCGGATCGCTGGGACTCCTGCCGTCGGCCAGCCTGGGCGACGGGGGAGCCCTGTACGAGCCCGTGCATGGCTCGGCGCCAACGCTTGCCGGCCGCGACGTGGCCAATCCGGCGGGCGCGATCGGCTCGCTCGCGTTGGTGTTCCGCCACAGCTGGAAAGGGGAAGACGAGGCGCGTGCCATCGAGTCGGCCCTCGCACGGACGATTCGCGAGGGACATCGCACCGCGGACCTCGTGGCGCCTGGGCAGAAGGCGACCTCGTGTTCGCAGTTTGCCAGGCTCGTCGCCGAGCGCATCTGA
- a CDS encoding 2-isopropylmalate synthase produces MATDVLVFDTTLRDGEQAPGFSLRVPEKLALARRLEALGVDIIEAGFPIASVDDAESVRRIAQEVQGPTIAALARCTPADIECAGKAIAPARKGRIHTFIATSDLHLERKLRISREQCLETAARAVAQARQFTDDVQFSAEDATRSDMPYLTSVIEAVIAAGATTINLPDTVGYSTPDEIRDYFQAIIAAVRGSEKVIFSTHCHDDLGLAVANSIAALHGGARQVECTINGIGERAGNAALEELVMITRVRADRAPFTMRIEARELFGVSQLLTELTGEAVQANKAIVGRNAFAHESGIHQDGMLKDRRTYEIMSPDSVGVPKTTLVLGKHSGRHAVAQKCEALGYAFSKRELDQVYRQMIALADTQKHVSDEELAAIAAQVKAEYANTATPVGYGHGV; encoded by the coding sequence ATGGCTACCGATGTCCTCGTCTTCGACACCACCCTTCGCGATGGCGAACAGGCGCCCGGCTTCTCGCTGCGCGTCCCGGAGAAGCTCGCGCTCGCCCGCCGGCTCGAAGCCCTTGGGGTGGACATCATCGAGGCCGGGTTCCCGATCGCGTCGGTAGACGATGCCGAGTCGGTGCGTCGGATCGCCCAAGAGGTGCAAGGCCCGACCATTGCCGCCCTCGCCCGCTGTACGCCCGCCGACATCGAATGCGCCGGCAAGGCCATCGCCCCCGCCCGCAAGGGGCGCATCCACACCTTCATTGCGACCTCCGACCTGCACCTCGAGCGAAAGCTGCGCATCTCGCGCGAGCAGTGCCTCGAGACCGCCGCCAGGGCCGTGGCCCAGGCCCGCCAGTTCACCGACGACGTGCAGTTCTCGGCCGAGGACGCGACGCGCAGCGACATGCCGTACCTGACGTCGGTGATCGAAGCCGTCATTGCCGCGGGCGCGACGACGATCAACCTGCCGGATACGGTCGGTTACTCGACGCCTGACGAAATTCGCGACTACTTCCAGGCAATCATCGCGGCCGTCCGGGGCAGCGAGAAGGTGATCTTCAGCACGCACTGCCACGACGACCTCGGTCTCGCGGTTGCCAACAGCATCGCGGCGCTGCACGGTGGGGCGCGCCAGGTGGAATGCACCATCAACGGCATCGGCGAGCGTGCGGGCAACGCCGCGCTCGAGGAGCTGGTGATGATCACGCGCGTACGAGCCGACCGCGCCCCGTTCACGATGCGCATCGAGGCGCGCGAGCTCTTCGGCGTCAGCCAGTTGCTCACCGAACTGACCGGCGAGGCCGTCCAGGCCAACAAGGCCATTGTCGGCCGCAATGCCTTCGCGCACGAGTCGGGCATCCACCAGGACGGGATGCTGAAGGACCGCCGCACCTACGAGATCATGTCGCCCGACAGCGTCGGTGTGCCCAAGACGACGCTGGTCCTCGGCAAGCACTCGGGCCGGCATGCGGTGGCGCAGAAGTGCGAAGCCCTCGGTTACGCGTTCAGCAAGCGCGAACTCGACCAGGTCTATCGCCAGATGATCGCACTCGCGGATACGCAGAAGCACGTGAGCGACGAGGAACTCGCCGCGATCGCCGCGCAGGTGAAAGCCGAGTACGCCAACACTGCGACGCCAGTGGGCTACGGTCACGGCGTGTAA